Proteins encoded within one genomic window of Marasmius oreades isolate 03SP1 chromosome 4, whole genome shotgun sequence:
- the RPL34A gene encoding 60S ribosomal protein L34A: protein MAQRVTLRKRQPYNTKSSGRRVVKTPGGKLIYHTVRKRASSPKCGDCGTALAGIPALRPRQYAVISKRQKTVNRAYGGSRCGDCTKQRILRAFLVEEAKIVKRVIKSQQKK from the exons ATGGCGCAAAGAGTTACCCTTCGAAAAAGACAACCCTACAATACCAAGTCCAGTGGGCGGAGAGTAGTAAAAACCCCAGGGGGGAAACTCATCTACCACACCGTCAGGAAGAGGGCTTCTTCACCTAAATGTGGTGATTGTGGTACTGCTCTTGCAGGG ATTCCTGCCCTTCGACCTCGTCAATACGCCGTCATTTCCAAGAGACAAAAAACAGTCAACAGGGCTTATGGTGGTTCAAGATGCGGTGACTGCACAAAGCAACG GATTCTTCGGGCGTTTCTGGTAGAAGAGGCGAAGATCGTCAAGCGCGTCATCAAATCGCAGCAGAAAAAGTAA